A DNA window from Streptomyces canus contains the following coding sequences:
- a CDS encoding DUF6197 family protein: MSTLTEPAISEIAELLDKAADVIDTNGHCKRYLYDTKQAAGGTKLAGCRVDIIGALNIAAHGTPVYTGRDLRVWAAEQAILARIPEAAIVTWNDARGHGNREAAKLLRDTAASLRGEE; the protein is encoded by the coding sequence GTGAGCACCCTAACCGAGCCCGCCATCTCCGAGATCGCCGAACTCCTCGACAAGGCCGCCGACGTCATCGACACCAATGGGCACTGCAAGCGATACCTGTACGACACCAAGCAGGCCGCCGGCGGAACCAAACTCGCAGGCTGCCGGGTCGACATCATCGGGGCCCTCAACATCGCCGCCCACGGCACACCCGTGTACACCGGCCGCGACCTGCGGGTGTGGGCTGCCGAGCAGGCCATCCTCGCCCGCATCCCCGAAGCCGCGATCGTCACCTGGAACGACGCCCGCGGCCACGGGAACCGCGAGGCCGCCAAGTTGCTGCGCGACACCGCCGCCAGCCTTCGGGGCGAGGAGTGA